The Limanda limanda chromosome 13, fLimLim1.1, whole genome shotgun sequence genome has a window encoding:
- the LOC133017975 gene encoding gastrula zinc finger protein XlCGF8.2DB-like, whose product MVIKVEVPPEELQWSPLVDKKDPDPPHIKEEQEEPWTNQDGHQLQGLEEPDIKFTLTPVAVKSEEDEEKLKSSKLHPSETKGNRADSRGPEPARNSGPDGRLQPGPEDKTDSSETEVSEDDWMETRETQTGLNTRNNKQPPSDMGCKTEKPFSCSECGKRFKHRGNMNTHMRLHTGEKLFSCPECGKRFTERGNLNTHMRLHTGEKLFSCSECGKIFNIRSNLNTHMMTHTGEKPFSCSECGKRFNKRSNLNTHMMTHTGEKPFSCSECGKTSNHRSHINAHMRIHTGEKPFSCSECGKTFNQRSHLNSHMKIHTGEKPCSCSECGKRFNQRCDLNTHMRIHTGEKPFSCAECGKRFIQRSTLNTHMRIHTDEKQSSSSECG is encoded by the coding sequence atggtgattaaagtAGAAGTTCCccctgaggagctgcagtggagcccccttgtggacaagAAGGACCCAGatcccccccacattaaagaggaacaggaggaaccgtggaccaatcaggatggacaccagcttcaaggactggaggagcctgatatcaagttcacattgactcctgtcgctgtgaagagtgaagaagatgaagagaaacttaaatcatcaaagcttcatccgagtgagacgaAGGGGAACAGAGCGGACTCTCGAGGACCAGAACCTGCCAGGAACTCAGGacctgatggacgtttacaaccaggtcctgaggacaagactgactcttctgagactgaagtcagtgaggatgattggatggagaccagggaaactcagacaggtttaaatacaagaaataacaaacagcctccaagtgatatgggatgtaagacagaaaaaccgtttagttgctctgagtgtggtaaaagatttaaacatAGGGGCAATATGAATACACATATGAGgcttcatacaggagagaaactatTTAGTTGCCCTGAGTGTGGCAAAAGATTTACCGAAAGGGGCAATCTGAATACACATATGAGgcttcatacaggagagaaactatttagttgctctgagtgtggcaaaatatttaacataagatcaaatctaaatacacatatgatgactcatacaggagagaaaccgtttagttgctctgagtgtggtaaaagatttaacaaaagatcaaatctaaatacacatatgatgactcatacaggagagaaaccgtttagttgctctgagtgtggtaaaacatCTAACCACAGGTCACATATTAAtgcacatatgaggattcatacaggtgagaaaccgtttagttgctctgagtgtggtaaaacatTTAACCAAAGATCACATCTAAATTCACATATgaagattcatacaggagagaaaccgtgcagttgctctgagtgtggtaaaagatttaaccaaaggtgcgatctaaatacacatatgaggatacatacaggtgagaaaccgtttagttgcgctgagtgtggtaaaagatttatccAAAGGTCAACtctaaatacacacatgagAATTCATACAGATGAGAAACAGTCTAGTTCCTCTGAGTGTGGTTAA